The Methylomarinum sp. Ch1-1 genome contains the following window.
CCGAATACAGCCTGTACGATCTGCAAGGCCGGCGCATCGCCCAACTGAGCGGCAGCGGCGAACTGCTGCACAATACCCTGTATTGGCAAGGACAGCCGCTGGCGCAGTACCGGACCGATCGCGAAGGCGTCTACCGTTTTCTTTCCAAGAAACCGCACCGGGATGCCGAACTGCGTGTCGACATCAACACCCGGCGCATCCGTCTGCTCCGCATCGACGGCAGTTTGCTGGACACCGTCATCGACGCCGCCTTATGGCAGATCGATACCACCGGCGCAGGCACGGTCTACCATTTCGCCATCGGTCAAGGCGCAAACCAAGAACTTAAAGGCTGGATACGCCTGCCCGACGACGGCAAAGGCTTCGCCCATATCATGGACAAAACTCAGGGCCATCCCCAGGAATACCGGCTGGACGAAAGCGAGCGCAGCTTAAACGCCTATTATTACCACCTCGACCACATCGGAACGCCGCAAGTCATCACCGACCAAGCGCAAAACATCGTCTGGCAAGCGAGTTACGCGCCGTTCGGACAAACCGCGATCACCACCGAAACCATCGACAACGACTTGCGCTTTCCGGGGCAGTATTACGATCGGGAGTCGGGCTTGTATTACAACTGGAACCGGTATTATGATCCCAATATTGGACGATACATTACCTCCGACCCGATTGGGCTTGAGGGTGGGCTGAATACTTATGCCTATGTTTATAACAATCCGCTTAGATATACCGATCCTCAGGGGTTAGTTGCAGGTGATGCTGCGGCTGTAGCTCTCTGTCTTGCCAATCCAGTTGCTTGTGCGGCAGCTGGGGTGAGTGTTGCTTGTATCCTGAATCCAAGTTGTCGGGATGCTTTGCAGCGTGGAGTTCAGGCTTGTGCGAATGCTATGCACAACGAGGCTGATGATTCTAGCGATTCTCAAGATAAATATTTGGGCAAAAGTGACGAGAAAAAACTCAAAGATATATTGGCTGAAGAGGGAGAAACGATAGAGGATTTAAAGACTCCAGGTGGGAAAGGGGCAGGAGGATATGACTTATATGTCAAACCAAATGGAGATATTGTTGTTAAGCCAAAAGGTGGATCGGGGCCAGGAGAGCCTACTGGGTTTAATGTCAACAATTTGTAGAAAATTATGGAAGAATTTTATTTGAATCTAATTGGTTCTGGGTTTTCAGATGAATACATAAGCCTTAAGTATCAAGAGGATATTGTTTTTCACAAAAAAGGTGATGTATGGCGCTCTCGCACAGGTGAATTATATGCGAGTAATTTTTTTAAATACCGTATTAAAGTTGTTTATGAAATTGGTTTTTTAGTAGCTATAGATCACCTTATTGAAAATATTGATAACGATCAGAACCTTAAAAACCTTGTGTTTAATAGCTCTCAACTTGAGGTTCAAATTTCAATCTCGCTAGATGAGAATATTAGGGTGCCCCATTTTCATATGACGCCAAGTCAAATGTTATATTTTGCTAATATTGGAGCTGAATTAGACTTACATATTTCTTAACTGCTGGGAAGATGGATACGGCCATACGGCGTATGAATCGCACGGTGGTGTGTTGTAGGGTTCGGATTCCAGACAAAACCCTTAGCCTTGTCCGCCGCCTGCGTAGCGCCGGGTTCCGCCTTTTCGGCTTGCGATGTCGCCGGCTTATCGCCCTTGGGTTGCTTTCGCGTCTGCCCCGGATTCAAAATCAACCTGTTTGCATACAGCTTTACGAAGGAATCCTTACGTCTCTGATTCCTGCCGGTTCTTTTTCTTCGCGGACAGAATACGATAGACCGTAGCCTCGCCGATGTTCAATTGGCGGGCGATTTTGCTTTTGGTCAATCTGCTATCGGCAAGACGCACGACTTCTTCCCGCAACGCATCGTCCAACGGTTTACGGCCTTTATACTTGCCGGCGGCCTTGGCCTAGCGACGCCTTCCGTTGCCGTTCCAGCATCATTTCCCGCTCGAACTGGGCAACGCCGCCTAAAACGGTCAGCATTAATTTGCCGGTCGGCGTCTGGGTGTCCATACCCAGATTCAAAATCCTGAGACCAACCGCTTTTTGTTCCAGCGTGTTAATAATCGTCATGAGGTCAGCGACCGACCGGGCAAGCCGGTCGAGTTTGGTGGCCACCAGTACATCGCCTTCCCGCGCAAAGTCCAAGGCCGCTTCGAGCTGTATGCGAACCGCGACAGACGATACTTGCTCCTGAAATATTTTTGGCACTGAACGGCTTCGAGTTCCCAGAGCTGCGCTTCGAGGCCGGCAATTTGATCGATGGTCGAGGTTCTGGCGTATCCGATGATCATTTTCTATCAAATGAATTTTTAATGTTGTGATAGACTGTCGATCATAAAGTAAAATGCTGTCTATTGATAGACTTTTCGGTTCGACTCCCAATCGATCACTAGACCTTGATCTATTGATAGGCATCATTTGTCAAAATCCTGTTTCAGAAGCAACTGTGATCGACATAAGATGCCTTGTCATAGCAATCGCCGGCAATCCTACAAAACACATGGCACGACTGAACATATTGACCCAGGACGAAATCAACGCGCTTTATTCGATACCCAAGCTCGATGATGAAGAGCGGTCATTTCTGTTCTCCCTCGATGCAGACGATAGAGCCGTCCTCGATAGCCTCGAAAACAACACCGCCCGTAAAGTCGACTATGTCTTGCAGCTAGGCTATTACCGAGCCGTCAATTATTTCTTCCTGTTCAGTTTTCAACGGGTGAAAGCGGATACGGCTTTTATTATGCAACTGTATTTTCCGGGAGAGCCCTTTCCTAAAAAACAGGTATCGAAAAATCACCATTACCGGAACCGTTGCGAACTGATGCGTAAATTCGGTTTGAAAGAGGCCGATGCCGGCTTTCAGACCCAATTGCTCAAAGAGGCCAAAGGCTTGGTCAAACGCCACGCGCTGGCAAAATTTGTGTTGGAAGGCTTGCTGGTCTACTGCCAACAACAGAATGTAATCCGGCCGGCGTATTCGACTTTCCAGGATATCGTTTCGACCGCGCTTCAGGAAGAGCGCAACCGTTTAGTCAATAAGCTGTACACCGATGCCGATAAAGCACTTCGCGCGCAATTGGATAAGCTTTTACAAAACGACGAGCTGTTTTATAACCTCACCTTACTGAAAAAGGATCAGAAGAATTTCAGCACCACGGAAATCAAGAATAGCGTGGCCAAACAACAATTGATCGTCGACATTTATCAACAGTCCCGGCTTCTGATGCCAAAACTGGGGTTGTCGGAACAGAATATTATCTACTATGCGAATCTAGCGGAATTCTACACCATCCAGAAACTTAGGCGGATTAGCGATAAAAACCTGACCCGGCTGTATTTGCTTTGCTACGTGCATCGCCGCTTTCTTAAAATCAACGATTCTCTGGTGACCAGCCTCATCCAGAAGATGAACAAATATGCCGATGACGCCGACGATTATCAACGCTCAAAAATTGAGCTGCTGGAAAACGTCGATACAAAACTGAGAAATCAGGCTTGCCAAGTGTTAGCCATTAATATCGATAGCCGCATTCCCGATGAACAAGTGAGAGCCAAAGCCTTCGAGGTGGTTCCACAGGCCGATTACAGACAGTTCCTGGATGATTTTAAAAGCCCAATCTGGATCGGGATTTTATCGCTGGCAATACTACACACAACAAGCCTTGACCATTAAGAAGAATATTCGGCCCTTATTCAAGGTGCTGGAGTTTTCTTGCACGAATGAGGGATTGACGCAGGCCATTGCTTT
Protein-coding sequences here:
- a CDS encoding helix-turn-helix domain-containing protein — its product is MDDALREEVVRLADSRLTKSKIARQLNIGEATVYRILSAKKKNRQESET
- a CDS encoding RHS repeat-associated core domain-containing protein; translation: MNRLTEVNYADSGYDLRWYYDGDNYGDSVSTELRQTALGKRTGMSDPTGQTQWLYNRYGDIERQDTGLSALGGKTFSQQFAYDYRYEPGQGLLTQHVYPNGQVFDFQYDNHGRVESIGSTAGGGKTPVVSGVSYHPVAADGIAAFQYGNGIHYQRQVDGLGRLTELNLSGQQTVFHRQWQYTPASDVAAIGDLLDPLQNRTYQYDALHRLSQAAGPFPNAYQYDANGNRTVRNTENYGIDAHSNRLQSISDSGLNTALSYDAAGNLIEKTAGSAGYAYQYDPHNRLASIAGGQGQIASYQYNGLGQRVVKQSAEGAEYSLYDLQGRRIAQLSGSGELLHNTLYWQGQPLAQYRTDREGVYRFLSKKPHRDAELRVDINTRRIRLLRIDGSLLDTVIDAALWQIDTTGAGTVYHFAIGQGANQELKGWIRLPDDGKGFAHIMDKTQGHPQEYRLDESERSLNAYYYHLDHIGTPQVITDQAQNIVWQASYAPFGQTAITTETIDNDLRFPGQYYDRESGLYYNWNRYYDPNIGRYITSDPIGLEGGLNTYAYVYNNPLRYTDPQGLVAGDAAAVALCLANPVACAAAGVSVACILNPSCRDALQRGVQACANAMHNEADDSSDSQDKYLGKSDEKKLKDILAEEGETIEDLKTPGGKGAGGYDLYVKPNGDIVVKPKGGSGPGEPTGFNVNNL
- a CDS encoding recombinase family protein; this translates as MPKIFQEQVSSVAVRIQLEAALDFAREGDVLVATKLDRLARSVADLMTIINTLEQKAVGLRILNLGMDTQTPTGKLMLTVLGGVAQFEREMMLERQRKASLGQGRRQV